From Bdellovibrio sp. KM01:
CTTGCCTTGGTCGATGGCAAGAATTGTTGGGATACGCAGAAGGAGCTTTCATCTGCATTAGATTTACCTTTAAAGCCAACCGATAAGCAGATGGTTCAAAAAGATGAATCGGTTCATTTACAATTAACGCTTTCCAAAGAGCAGTACGAACTGTTGATGAAGTCTCAGCATCTTGGATTTCATTTGCTGCAGCAGAATCATGATCATTCACTTGCGGGCTTGATCGAAATCCTTTGCACCCAATTCATCAGATTGAAAGAGGTGGGTGTGAAAGGAGCAGCTGAAATGAAGGATATTGTCACGAAGAAACAGTATGATGGCTTATCAACTTACAACGAGGGGTTCCGGGATGTTCAGGTAGCGGCGAATCGCAAAAACACCGCAGCGGTGTCTATGGTGAGTCAAAATACAACGCTAACACCAAAAACGCGTCGATTTGTTTTAATGCGTGATCGCTGTTGCCAGTATGTCGATAAAAAGACGGGTTTGATTTGTGAAAGCAAAACCGGTTTGCAGGTTGATCATATTATCCCTCGCTGGGCAGGAGGAGATAATTCGGAAGCAAACTTGCAGGTACTCTGCGGTCAGCATAATCGACTTCGCTATCGACACCAGGCCGGTGTTGTTGTTAGCTAATATTGGATTCTGCGCTTTTATATGGAGCGCAGAGTCCCGGAGAATTTATACTGTAAACGTTAGAGTAGAGATTGCCTTGAATATTGAGGAATGAGAACCGATAAGGGTTGAATTAAGAATAAAGAATTAAGTGATGTGAACGAGAAGCATTTAGAAAATGCTCTCGATAAATCTACTTTTTAAGAGCCGCCTTAGCTTTCAACCAAAACTGCTCTTTCTCTTCGACATTCAAGGCGCCCCAGTCTTTGCCATCTGCCGAAGCGAATTTAACCATCTTATTAAAGCGCTCCTCAAAGCGAGCGTTGCCTTTACGAAGAACCTGCTCGGGTTCCATACCCAAATGGCGGCCCAGCTGCGCTAAAGAGAATAAAACATCCCCGAGCTCGTGCTCGATTTCAGAATCCACGTCATTATCCAAAGCTTCACGCAATTCATCGAATTCTTCTTCGACCTTCAACATCACGCCTTCGACATTTTCCCAGTCGAATTTGTATTTCTCAGTGCGTTTGCCTATTTTATAGGCGCGCTGCAAAGCGGGAAGGGGGGGGACTTTTAATGCGTAATCCGGTGTTGCGCCGCTAACGCCATCACCGCCAATACCAGATTCCTTCTTTTTAATCTCGTCCCAGTTTTTAACGACCTCAGCGGAATCAGCAACCTTCACATCGCCAAACACATGGGGATGGCGGCGCACCAATTTTTCTGCCACATTTTCAATCACGTCAGCCAGAGTAAATGCTCCACGTTCGGAAGCTAATTGTGAGTGAAGAACCACTTGGAAAAGCACATCCCCCAATTCATCTTTCATCTTGCGATCGCGCTGGGCAGGAGCACTCTCAATAGCTTCCACCAATTCAAAAGTTTCCTCGATTGCATACTGGGTCAAAGACTCATGAGTCTGCTCTTTGTCCCAAGGACAGCCGTCGGGGCCGCGAAGACTTGCGACGATCTCGACCAAGGACTCAATATTACGTAATTCAGCAGGAGTTTTTGCCATACAGCGCCTCGACTTTTTGATGGAATCCGCTCTATCTTAGCGCAAACACAGAGTGATTTCGACAATTAAGTTAATTAGCGATACGCTAATCGGGATAAGGACAACAGTCTGTAATATGCCTCAGCGTGGTAAAGGTTCAAAAAAAAATGAGAGTCATGCGACTCGGGTTAATTACGAAGATCACAGTCTAAAGTTTTTGGACTGGGTTGATTCCATTGGCCTCGAAAAAACTTTCTTCGGGCGTGCATTGCATATGCTGGAAGAAAAGCTTTTCGTGCGCAGAGCGGCCTTTATTTTCCTGTACTGTGTTCTTTTGTCTTACACCATCTTTTATCAATTCGATGTGCCTTATAACTTCAATGTCGGGGATGTCGCAAAATACGACGTAACATCTCCTATCGGTTTCGAAATGACCGACGAAGTAACGACAGAAGAAAAGCGCATGAAGGCCGAGTACGCCGTCCCGGTCGTTTATGATTTTGATACGAGTGTTTTCGAAAGAGTCTCCCTGGGGCTGATTCATTCATTCCGCACCATGCGAAACTATCAGCGCGAAGTGGTCTGGCCCAAACAGCCCGCAGCCCAAAGAGCCAAAGTAAAAGAATTTTTCCAATACAAAAAAGAATTTGAATCAGAGCTCGGGGTGAGTGTTTCTGATTTCATGTACGAGTGGCTGATCGATAACAAGTTCAGCGCCCGTATCGAAGCGATCATGATTCGTAATCTGGAAAACTGGTACGAACAAAAAATCGCCGAAGCCCCAGATCGCTTTATCCCCGCAGGGCAGTCCACAGTGGTGGCTCGCGTCGTTCATCGTAATAATCTGGGCCGTGAATTTAATATCTCTCGTGGCGAAATCGTGGATATCCAGGATCCCGATCACTTCACTCTGGAAGATCGCAAAGAGCTGGATCGTTTTCAAGAAGGGGATCGCGCAAATATTCTGTATTTTGCAAGATCGCTTCTGGTACCAAACCTCACGCTGAACAAACAAGAAACAGCCAGCCGCAAACAAGCCTCCCGCGATGCCGTGATTCCAGTGAATATCACGATCAAAAAGAATCAAGTGATCGTGGCTCAGGGCTCCGTCGTCCAGCCTTTCCATATGGCGGTTGTTAAGCAAATCGAAAACATCCGTTCTGATAAACGTAAGGATCTGACGGCGCTCGCAATGGCGTTGATGCTTTCCATGGCCATCATCGTTTTCTTTTCGTACTTAAAACGTTTCAGCCTCAACAGAGTGAAAGTGGACTTCAAAGACCTGATGGTCATGATGCTGATCACTTTCGGCACGATCCTTTTCACCAAAGTCTATCTGTTCGTGATAGACGCGGCCTTCGTTTCAAAACTAGGACATCTTTTGCCGGCAACATTCTTCCTTTATGCAGCTCCGATTGCGGCGGGGCCCATGCTTGTTGGTCTTCTAATTACATCTGGCGAGATCGTTTGGTTGTACACGGCTTTCGTGTCCCTGTGTCTGGGAATCATGGTCGATTACAACTATGCCCTGATGCTTTTCAGTATGATCGGCGGTATCGCCGCCGCCCGGGGCGTGTTTAATTGTAAAACGAGGAATGATATTTACTTTGCCGGGGTCAGAACCGGGGTCGTGAATGCCTTGGTGATCGCCTTCGTTTTAACGATGACTCGTTTTGATCAAGAGGGTGCTTTAAGAGAAATTCTTTTCGCCATTCCAGCAGGTTTCATCGGTGGTATCTTAAGTTCTTTGTGCGCGATGATGTTCATTCCGCTTTTGGAGTCCATCTTCAATTATACGACAGACGTAAAACTCCTGGAGCTTTCAAACCTCAATCATCCTCTTTTAAAAGACATGATCGTAAAAGCACCCGGAACATACCACCATTCCATGATGGTGGGTTCCATGGTGGAGGCTGCAGCCGAGGAAATCGGTGCGAACTCGCTCCTGGGTAAAGTTATGTGCTATTACCACGACATCGGTAAAATGGAGCACGCGAACTACTTTATTGAAAATCAAAAACCAGGCAATAACCCGCACGATCATATCTCGCCATTTATGAGCAAAACACTCCTGATCGCCCACGTAAAAGACGGGGTGGAGATGGGTGTGGCTTATAAGCTGGGTAAGCCTATTATCGACGGTATTATTCAGCATCACGGAACAACGTTGATCTCTTATTTCTATAATAAAGCTTTGGATCTTAAAAAAGAAGAAGACCCAGAAATCAGCGATCAAGACTTCCGTTACCCAGGTCCGAAACCGCAATTTCGTGAGGCCGCCTTGTGTATGTTGGCGGATTCCATCGAGGCGGCGGCAAGATCTTTGGATGAGCCAACTCCAGCGCGCCTGCAAAATATCGTTAGAAATATTGTGCAAAGAAAATTCTCCGACGGGCAGTTGGATGAGTGTAATTTGACCCTGAAAGATATTTCCAAAGTTGAAGCCGCTTTCATTCGCATTCTTTTGGGTATATACCATCAGCGTATTGATTACCCACGCTCTGCCGGTGGCCAGTTGGGTGAATCCACGCCAACGACAAAACAAGGATAGTATGCAGGTTCTGATTATCAATGAGTCGAAACACACGGTGCCTCGCAAGTTCATTCAGGAATGGATGGATCAAGTGGTGGCGGAGCTTAAAAAGCGTAAAGTACTAAACGCTGAAAAAGCCCGTCGTGAATTGACGTTGGTGTTCTTAGATAAAAAACCCGCACAAAAGATCAATAACGAATTCCGTGGGAAAGACTATGCCACGGATGTTTTGTCATTTGACTCGATGGATCCCTCCAGTTTTGGCGAACTTATTTTGTGCCCTGAAGTGCTGAAAAAACAAGCGAAGGAACACAAGCTGACTTTCCAAAAAGAGCTGGGTTACATGCTGTTGCACGGAACACTGCATCTCTTGGGGTACGATCACGAGACGAATGAAAAAGACGCGAAAAAGATGTTCGATCTGCAAGATGCGATCTTTGAGCGTTTGCTGCGTAGCCCCACTTGACACCCTGACATTTAGAAATAACTATAATCGGGTCCAGGATCACTGGATCAGAAGTAGGAATATAAATGTCGATTATTACTGAATCCTCAGACGTTAAAAAACGTATCAACGAACTCGAAAGCTTCGCCAAGGAGCTTCGGGGGTATCTTTGACCTAGATAAAAAGAAAAAGCGCCTTGATGAGCTGGCAATTCAGGCGGAAAACCCCGCATTGTGGGGGAAGCCCGATGAAATGCAAAAGCTCAATAAGGAAAAAAGCCTGCTGGATAAAGCCGTGGGTGAGTTTGATTCTTTTACGAGTCGTTTGAGTGATGCTTCAGTCCTACTGGAAATGGCAGCAGAAGCCACCGATGAGGGCAGTTTTACCGAAGTTAAAACTGAAGTCTCTTCCTTGGAAAAATTAGCTCAAGAATTAGAATTGAAACGAGTTCTTAACGGAGAACTTGATGGCAATAGCACGTACCTTTCCATTAACTCGGGTGCCGGTGGGACCGAGTCTTGCGATTGGGCGGAAATGCTTTTGCGTATGTACACGCGTTACGCGGATAAACACGGTTATAAAACTCAAGTGATCGAGATGACCGAGGGCGAGGGTGCTGGGATTAAATCCTGCACGCTTTTGATTGAAGGCCCGTATGCTTATGGATATTTAAAAGCGGAATCAGGCGTGCATCGTCTGGTGCGAATTTCTCCATTTGATTCGAATGCTCGTCGTCACACATCGTTTTCGTCTGTGTTTGCGTGGGCGGAAGTTGATGACGATATCAATATCGAAATTCGTCCAGAAGATTTGAAAGTAGATACCTATCGCTCCAGCGGCGCCGGTGGTCAGCACGTCAATAAAACGGACTCTGCAGTTCGTATGACCCACATCCCGACGGGTGTGATCGTATCTTGCCAAATTGAACGTTCCCAAGTGCAAAATCGTGAAAAAGCTTTGAAGATGTTGAAAGCAAAACTTTACGAAATTGAACTTGAAAAACGCAATGCCGAAAAAGATGCGATGAACTCCTCTAAAAAAGCCAATGAATGGGGCTCGCAAATTCGTTCTTACGTGATGCACCCTTATCAAATGGTGAAAGATCACCGTACAGATTATGAAACCAATCAGGTCGATGACGTGATGGACGGTGATTTGGATGGCTTTATCATGGCTTACCTAAAAGAACAGGTGAACCAGGAAGTGAAGCCCTCGTGAATAGAAACTCCCTGGTCTGGATTGCCTGGAAATTGCTGAATTCAAAAAGAACCTTGTTCGGGGGGGCTGCTCCCTTGGCATTATTTGGTTTGGTTTTGGGTGTGGCATCTTTGGTTGTGTCCATGGCCGTGATGAGTGGTTTTGAAACGACTTTGCAAAAAGCCATGACCGATGTTTCGGGTTATGTGCAAGTGGTAAAGCGTTCGCGCTTTCCGGATGACTGGCGTGAACTTGAAGAAAAAATCCGTAAAGCCGATCCCAAATTGGTGAGTGCTGCACGCTTTGTTTTCGTAGAAGGCATCATGGCCCACAACGGGCAAATTTCCGGTGTGCTTTTAGAGGGAATCGATAAAGACAGAGTGAACGAAACATTGAATCTGGGAAGCCGGGTGAAAGAGGGCTCTGCTGATTTGTCAGCACCATCCGACGTCCCCCTGGCTTTGATTGGTTCCGGCCTTGCTAAAAAAATGGGTCTTAACATTGGCGATCAATTTCGCGTGGTTTTACCCATTGCAGATTCCTCTGATCCATCAAGCTTTAACAGAAAAGTCGGGACATTTAAGCTGCAAGGTGTGGTGGAGCTAGGAAAATACGAGTGGAATGAACGCTTTATTATGATCGATCTGAAGGTCGCTCAGGATGTGGCTGCCATCGGTGATCGTTATACAGGCTTGATGTTGAAATTTGATGACGCCGCCTATGCTCGCGAGGCGGGCTTTCGCATTAGTACGGCATTGGGCTCGCCGTATTGGGTTCGCGACTGGCGTGATTCGAATGAAAACCTTTTCGATGCAGTGGCGGTCGAAAGACCCGTCATTTTCTTTGTCGTTTCCATCATTATTTTCGTGGCAGCCTTTAATATCTCGTCCTCGTTATTTGTGAATGTGATGCAAAGATTTAAAGACATCGCGATTTTAAAAACCGTGGGTGTCAGTCGTAAAGACGTGATTAAAATTTTCGCGGCCCAAGGACTTATCCTGGGGGCTGCGGGCTTGATCCTGGGTTTTATTTTGGGTTTGATATTGTGCGTACTCTTCAATTGGGCTCAAGGTCGCCTGGGTTTGATCTCCGGCGCGGTTTACCGAGTTGATTCTATCCAAGTTAATATCCGCTTTTTAGATACAATTGCTATTTGTGTCGCAACGATGTTGATTTGTTTTCTGGCGACACTGGCTCCGGCAAAACGTGGGGCTGATCTCAATCCTATGGAAGGACTGCGAAATGAATAATCCAACCAGCCATTTTCTTTCCGTTCGCAATATTCACAAGTCATATCCCAGTGGTAATGGCGAATTAGAAATCCTTCGCGGTGTTAGCATGGACATTCATGGCGGTGAAGCTTTAGCGATCTTAGGTTCGTCCGGAGCGGGGAAAAGTACGCTTTTGCAGATCATGGGAACTCTGGATCGTCCGACGATGGGTGAGGTGACTTTTGAAGGTCGTAATTTGCTCGCGATGAATGATGAAGAGCTTTCAAAGTTTCGTAATGCAGAAATGGGCTTCGTTTTTCAATTCCATCACTTGTTAAGTGAATTCAATGCGGTGGAAAATGTGATGATTCCGTGCCGAGTGGCAGGCGAAGCACCCAAGGCCGCGAAAGAAAAGGCTTTGCATTTGTTAGAGTTCATGGGGCTTGCGGATCGTGCTGAGCACTATCCGAATCAATTATCAGGTGGGGAGCTGCAGCGTGTGGCGATTGCTCGGGCCCTGGTTCGTCACCCTAAAATTCTGTTTGCGGATGAGCCGACGGGGAACTTGGATTCAAATACCAGCGGAAAAATTCAGGAATTGTTTTTCCGCTTGAAAGAAGAAATGAAATTGGCGTTGGTTATCGTGACTCATGATTTGACATTTGCGACACGCTTTCCAAAAGTCTACAGAATGAAAGACGGTCTTTGGGTCTAAAGGAAACGGCGCTTATCGATTTAAAAGCGGCTTGTTTTTTTCGATCCAAGGAATAAAATCTGGAACATACATCGCTTTCACGATGCCGTGACAAAATGTCATCGCATCGGGACCAAAAGTGGTGGAGATCACGGCTGCTAATTGAACCTGCTTGTTTACTTCGTAAAACACCGGTCCACCGGAATCACCTTCGCAAGCGCCCTTAACGTCACCATTGGTTAAATACATCGCGCCCTTTTCGCCTTTGTAGTTCACTAAAACATCTTTGATGCTTTTTGTGGTAAAGCGCAGATAGCTGGAATCGCGGGATGTCTCACTTGTTCGGCCGTAACCTGCCAATGTGACTTCCTGACTCGAAAGTTTTGCTTTGCCATCATACAATGGAATCGGTTCATAATCGCCGGGGACGGGTCTTTCCAATTTCAACAGAGCGACGTCATTGAATTGTTTATTTCCCTCGTCGACATAGTCTTCATGGGTGATCCACTTCGTAACTAAAATGGAATCTCTGACGCGGTCATAGCCTGATTCTGGAGACATATCGATATGTGGAATGACGTAGTATTTGACGATTGCGGGATTGATACAATGAGCAGCGGTGAGGATAACGTCTTTGTCGATAACGATGCCCGTGCAATATCCTCTGCCACCCATTTGAGTTGTGCCTAAAATTAGGACAACTTTCTTTGCCAGCAAGTGATCAGCTGAGACCTCAGTTCCGCCTACAATGTTTGGATAGCGATCGATGTTTTTAAGAGACACTGAGCTGCAGGCCCCAAGACATGCAAAGAAAACTAATGCTGATAGTCGTGCCATAAATGTCATCAAATCACCTCTGACGGATTAACTTTTTATCGGTATAAGAGGCGGTGTTTTGAAGTGATTAATTGTCCTCAAGTCAGTTAGCGTTAATTAGCTTCAAGATCTCGACCACTGTGCCGCCGCTAGTCACTCGGTCGCTTTTTTATGTACTAGACTTCGGTCGTGGGCTACGATTTTCGAGTTTAAAAGGTAACTATCGAGAAATCTTTGAGATTTTTGAAAATTGAGACCGTGAAAGGTCCCTCTCGGTTGGAGATTCGAACTTGATTAAGCTTCTGTGTACTTTGTTATTAGTTACTGCCACATCGACTGCGATGGCGGCTCCCAAGAAAAAAACTCCCAAGAAGAATGGGCCGACGGCGTCTGCGCCAGCTCAACCCGCGTCTTCTGGTATCACGATTAAATCCATCGAAGTAGCGGGCAATCGCAAAATCGAAAAAGATGCCATTCTGACTAAGATCGCTTCAAAAGCGGGAGCGGAATATAGCGCGGCAACTGTTCGTGCAGATGTAGAAGCTCTTTTCAAACTTGGTTTTTTCAATAACATCGAAGTTGATCGTCAAGTCACAGGCAAAGAAGCCGTGTTGACGTATAAAGTTTTGGAAAAACCATCCATCACTGAAATCACTTACGAAGGTAACAGTGAAATCAAATCCGAAGATATCGCAGATGCCACAGGTATCAAAGCATACCAGCTGTTAAACATGTCTAAAGTAAAAGAAGCCGTCGAGAAAGTTCAAAAACTTTACGAAGACAAAGGTTTCTTCCTGGCTCGTGTGGAAGCCGAAGTTCAAAACATCACTCAAGATGAAACAGTGCGCCTGGTTTTCAAAATTCGTGAAAATGACAAGGTAAAAGTTCGCAAGGTGACATTCCTTGGAGCTAAAAATCTGACAGAGGCCGAGCTTAAAAGCAAAATGATCACTCAAGAGGGTGGTTTCTTCTCGGCGATGTCGGGCTCGGGTCAATATAAGCAAGAAGCTTTCGACCGTGACGTTCAGATCATTCGTTTCATGTACTACAACCAAGGTTACGTACAGGCGAAAGTCGATCGTCCCCAAGTGACAGTGACTCCGGATAAGAAAAATATCTATATCACTTTCCACGTGGAAGAGGGTGAACAGTATTCCGTCGGTGATGTTGATTTCGCGGGCGACTTGTTGTTCCCTAAAGCTGAACTTTTCGAAGCCATCAAGATCGATAAAAACGGCGTTTTCTCTTATGAAGTTTTGCAAAAAGACATCAGCGAGTTGACGGCGAAATACGGTGACTTGGGTTACGCTTTTGCCAACGTCATCCCGCGCACGCGGGCTAATGATAAAGAACGCAAGATGGACTTGGTCTTCGAGTTCGACAAAGGCTCCAAAGTTTACTTCGGTAAAATCAACGTTGTTGGGAACTCCAAAACCCGTGACAAGGTGGTTCGTCGTGAGTTGAAAGTTCACGAGGGTGAGCTTTACAACGAAACTCGTCGTCGTCAGTCCTTGGAAAATATCCAACGTCTGGGCTTCTTTGAGGATGTGAACTTTAAAACATCTGTGGATCCAGAAAAAACAGACGTGATGAATGTCGATATCGCCGTTAAAGAACGTAATACAGGACAAATTCAATTGGGTGCTGGTTACGGAACGTCTCAAGGTTTCACGTTGCAAGGTTCGGTTCAGCAATCGAATTTCTTGGGCCGTGGTCAAAACTTGGGTGCGAATGTTAACTTAAGCGGAACGGGCAGCTACTATAGCTTGTCTTTCACAGAACCCTACTTCAATGACACTGAATGGTCTTTGGGTGGCGATCTCTATCGAAGCCAAAATACGGGTCGTGTGGACTACGATGAGGCTCACACGGGTATGTCGCTTCGTATGGGACATCCCATTGCGGAATTCACTCGTGGCTTCTTGCGCGCAAAATACGATAAGTCAGAATTGACGGAACGTAAGGATTCAACTGGTAAAGTGATCACGGACGAAGACTTGTTCCCATTGGCGACAGCCTCGGGTGAAACGATTTCTTTGACGGGGACTTTGGAATACGACACACGTAATGACCGATTCTCTCCAACAAAAGGTATCTTTGCTTCGGCATCTTATGAATATGCGGGTTTCGGTCAGCTGAAGTACAACCGTGCCAGCACAAGATTCAACTATTTCAAAAACATCTTCTGGGATGTGGTTTGGAGAAATGATCTTCAGTACGCACGTATCGATGGAATTGATGGTCAGGATGTTCCTTTCAATGAATTGTACTTATTGGGTGGACCGTACTCACTACGTGGTTTCCGTTCTTACCGTGTTGGTAAAATGAAAAGATCTCAAAAAATCTATAACGATTTAACGAATCCGGCTGTGACTAATCCGCCACTATCTGCTGAACAAGCCGAAATTCAGGCGATGCGTTTCTATGGTGGTACTCAGCAGGCAATGGCTCGTACTGAATTGCAGTTCCCTTTGGTGAAAGATGCTGGCATCATGGGTGCAGGATTCTTTGACGTGGGTGCCGCTGATGACGTCTTGACCAGTGACAGCTGGTTTGCAGACGTGGGCTTCGGTCTTCGTTGGTATTCACCGATCGGGGTGTTGAGATTCGAGTGGGGCTTCCCGCTGAACCGCGATCCGAATTACCACGACGCTTCGGTGTTCGAGTTCTCGATTGGTCCAAGTTTCTAATTTGATTTTGAATGTTTAAAATTTTATGGAGGAATTTTTTATGAGAAAAATGATTATCGCAGCGACTGTGTTCATGATGACAGTGGCGGCTCAAGCGGCTGAAAACAGCAAAGTAGGCTTCGTAGACATGCAGAAAGCTATCCAAGCAACTTCTGCAGGTAAAAAAGCCAAAGCTGAACTTGAATCTGAGTTCAACAAAAAGAAAAAAGATCTTGAGAAAAAAGAAGCTGATCTGAAAAAGATGGGTGAAGATCTTGAAAAGAAAAAATCAGTTCTTTCTGAAGATGCTCTTGGTAAAAAACAAGCAGAATTTCAGGAAGAAATGATCAAGTACCGTGATATCGTAGGCAAAAGCCAGATGGAAATTCAAAAGAAAGAGCGCGAGCTAACGGCTCCAATTTTGACTAAAATGAAAACAGTTATTGGAAAATTGGCAAAGGACAAAGGTTACACTTTGGTTCTTGAGAACAACCAAGGTGTTTTGTACTCCACTCCGGACTCTGACCTTACAGACGAAGTGATTAAGGCCTACGAGAAAGAAAAATAGTTTTGAAAAACTCAAAGGGCCCTCAACGGGGCCCTTTTTAAATTCAAGCATAGCAAAGTTGCATTTAGGATACAGTTTACATGGCAAATTATAAAGTACACCCTACAAGCGTCCTTTCCCCAGATGTTGAGTTAGCCGATGATGTTGAAATCGGACCTTACTGCCTTATTCAAGGTAAAGTAAAAATCGGAAAGGGTACCTATGTAGAAGGTCACGTCACTTTGGGATCTCGTTACGGGATTTTGGAAATCGGCGAGAACAATCATTTCTGTCCAGGTGCCGTTATCGGTGGTGCTCCTCAAGACGTTTCTTATAAAAATGAACCGACATATCTTATCATTGGGAACAACAATATGTTCCGTGAATTCACGACTGTGAATTTGGCGACCTCTAAAGGTGATAAGAAAACTGAAATCGGTAACAACTGTTACTTTATGGCGTACACTCACGTGGGTCATGATTGCAAGTTGGGCAATAATGTCATCATGGCGAATAACACTCATTTGGGTGGCCACTGTGAAATTGCTGACGGCGTTTTCATCGGTGGTATGAGCGCTCTTAATCAATTTACTAAAGTCGGCAAAATGGCCTTCATCGCAGGCAGCAGTATCGTCAACAAAGACATTCTGCCGTTCTGTCGTGCTCAAGGGACTTATGCGACGATTCGTGCGACCAACAAAATTGGTTTGGCACGTAAAGGTTACGACCGTGCCGAAATCACCAACGTGCATAAAGCGATTCGTATCTTGATCATGGGTTCCCACACTGTGGAAGAAGGCATTCAACGTATTCAGGAAGAATGCACGATGAGCCCGAACATTGAATATTTCATTAACTTTATCCGTTCTTCTAAACGCGGTATCGCGGTGAACAGAACTCCTAAAGGCTGGCAAGAAGATGAGTAAGAAATTGCGTGGCGCCGTAGTGGGCGTGGGTTACCTGGGTAACTTTCATGCTCAAAAATACAAAAATAATCCCCATGTTGAACTGGTGGGAGTTTGTGATCATTTCCCGGCGCAAGCTGATAAAATCGCAGCAGAACTTGGTGTACAAAGTTTCCACCGTCCTCAGGACCTTATCGGTCAAGTGGACCTGGTGACGATTGCAGCCAGCACTCAAAGCCACTATGAAGTGGCCAAATTGTTTTTGCAAAACGGTATTCACGTCAATGTTGAAAAGCCAATCACGGCGACGGTTCCTCAAGCTGAAGAATTGTTGACCTTGGCTGAAA
This genomic window contains:
- a CDS encoding HNH endonuclease, whose amino-acid sequence is MNKLSKMNNDELEASFKTFVKNERKILHIILEHVKEIDSRRLFLDRGFDSTLSYLIHTHGYSKTAAEKRLYAARLLRDVPEMAGKVEEGRLNLSQLCQVSSAIKQKERVQKTGVSIEEKASLLALVDGKNCWDTQKELSSALDLPLKPTDKQMVQKDESVHLQLTLSKEQYELLMKSQHLGFHLLQQNHDHSLAGLIEILCTQFIRLKEVGVKGAAEMKDIVTKKQYDGLSTYNEGFRDVQVAANRKNTAAVSMVSQNTTLTPKTRRFVLMRDRCCQYVDKKTGLICESKTGLQVDHIIPRWAGGDNSEANLQVLCGQHNRLRYRHQAGVVVS
- the mazG gene encoding nucleoside triphosphate pyrophosphohydrolase; amino-acid sequence: MAKTPAELRNIESLVEIVASLRGPDGCPWDKEQTHESLTQYAIEETFELVEAIESAPAQRDRKMKDELGDVLFQVVLHSQLASERGAFTLADVIENVAEKLVRRHPHVFGDVKVADSAEVVKNWDEIKKKESGIGGDGVSGATPDYALKVPPLPALQRAYKIGKRTEKYKFDWENVEGVMLKVEEEFDELREALDNDVDSEIEHELGDVLFSLAQLGRHLGMEPEQVLRKGNARFEERFNKMVKFASADGKDWGALNVEEKEQFWLKAKAALKK
- a CDS encoding HD family phosphohydrolase codes for the protein MPQRGKGSKKNESHATRVNYEDHSLKFLDWVDSIGLEKTFFGRALHMLEEKLFVRRAAFIFLYCVLLSYTIFYQFDVPYNFNVGDVAKYDVTSPIGFEMTDEVTTEEKRMKAEYAVPVVYDFDTSVFERVSLGLIHSFRTMRNYQREVVWPKQPAAQRAKVKEFFQYKKEFESELGVSVSDFMYEWLIDNKFSARIEAIMIRNLENWYEQKIAEAPDRFIPAGQSTVVARVVHRNNLGREFNISRGEIVDIQDPDHFTLEDRKELDRFQEGDRANILYFARSLLVPNLTLNKQETASRKQASRDAVIPVNITIKKNQVIVAQGSVVQPFHMAVVKQIENIRSDKRKDLTALAMALMLSMAIIVFFSYLKRFSLNRVKVDFKDLMVMMLITFGTILFTKVYLFVIDAAFVSKLGHLLPATFFLYAAPIAAGPMLVGLLITSGEIVWLYTAFVSLCLGIMVDYNYALMLFSMIGGIAAARGVFNCKTRNDIYFAGVRTGVVNALVIAFVLTMTRFDQEGALREILFAIPAGFIGGILSSLCAMMFIPLLESIFNYTTDVKLLELSNLNHPLLKDMIVKAPGTYHHSMMVGSMVEAAAEEIGANSLLGKVMCYYHDIGKMEHANYFIENQKPGNNPHDHISPFMSKTLLIAHVKDGVEMGVAYKLGKPIIDGIIQHHGTTLISYFYNKALDLKKEEDPEISDQDFRYPGPKPQFREAALCMLADSIEAAARSLDEPTPARLQNIVRNIVQRKFSDGQLDECNLTLKDISKVEAAFIRILLGIYHQRIDYPRSAGGQLGESTPTTKQG
- the ybeY gene encoding rRNA maturation RNase YbeY; this translates as MQVLIINESKHTVPRKFIQEWMDQVVAELKKRKVLNAEKARRELTLVFLDKKPAQKINNEFRGKDYATDVLSFDSMDPSSFGELILCPEVLKKQAKEHKLTFQKELGYMLLHGTLHLLGYDHETNEKDAKKMFDLQDAIFERLLRSPT
- the prfB gene encoding peptide chain release factor 2 (programmed frameshift), producing the protein MSIITESSDVKKRINELESFAKELRGYFDLDKKKKRLDELAIQAENPALWGKPDEMQKLNKEKSLLDKAVGEFDSFTSRLSDASVLLEMAAEATDEGSFTEVKTEVSSLEKLAQELELKRVLNGELDGNSTYLSINSGAGGTESCDWAEMLLRMYTRYADKHGYKTQVIEMTEGEGAGIKSCTLLIEGPYAYGYLKAESGVHRLVRISPFDSNARRHTSFSSVFAWAEVDDDINIEIRPEDLKVDTYRSSGAGGQHVNKTDSAVRMTHIPTGVIVSCQIERSQVQNREKALKMLKAKLYEIELEKRNAEKDAMNSSKKANEWGSQIRSYVMHPYQMVKDHRTDYETNQVDDVMDGDLDGFIMAYLKEQVNQEVKPS
- a CDS encoding ABC transporter permease, with translation MALFGLVLGVASLVVSMAVMSGFETTLQKAMTDVSGYVQVVKRSRFPDDWRELEEKIRKADPKLVSAARFVFVEGIMAHNGQISGVLLEGIDKDRVNETLNLGSRVKEGSADLSAPSDVPLALIGSGLAKKMGLNIGDQFRVVLPIADSSDPSSFNRKVGTFKLQGVVELGKYEWNERFIMIDLKVAQDVAAIGDRYTGLMLKFDDAAYAREAGFRISTALGSPYWVRDWRDSNENLFDAVAVERPVIFFVVSIIIFVAAFNISSSLFVNVMQRFKDIAILKTVGVSRKDVIKIFAAQGLILGAAGLILGFILGLILCVLFNWAQGRLGLISGAVYRVDSIQVNIRFLDTIAICVATMLICFLATLAPAKRGADLNPMEGLRNE
- a CDS encoding ABC transporter ATP-binding protein — protein: MNNPTSHFLSVRNIHKSYPSGNGELEILRGVSMDIHGGEALAILGSSGAGKSTLLQIMGTLDRPTMGEVTFEGRNLLAMNDEELSKFRNAEMGFVFQFHHLLSEFNAVENVMIPCRVAGEAPKAAKEKALHLLEFMGLADRAEHYPNQLSGGELQRVAIARALVRHPKILFADEPTGNLDSNTSGKIQELFFRLKEEMKLALVIVTHDLTFATRFPKVYRMKDGLWV